The Calditerrivibrio nitroreducens DSM 19672 genome window below encodes:
- a CDS encoding DMT family transporter codes for MNNLSLKGSILVILAGVLWGTTGTSQGLAPVGVSSSVIGSMRLIIAGVFFSILLFLRKDYPKVNLSKWDLVILLVGTLSVVFYQLSFFYGVRISGVAVGTVIGIGSSPLWGGLLGYLFLGEKPAKVWYLSTSLAILGLIFLSFIDISSFQINFTGGFLMLIAGFTYAVYSLCAKKLMKKFHANFVMAVYFMVGGILMIPILFMNDMSWLFSLRGSILMIHLGIFATFLAYILFSRGLMLVPVSKATTLSLSEPLTASILGITVLGERVTMMNMIGIFLIFTSLLLLSRKS; via the coding sequence ATGAATAATCTTTCATTAAAGGGATCAATACTGGTCATATTGGCGGGTGTCTTGTGGGGAACAACAGGTACTTCTCAGGGGCTTGCGCCTGTGGGCGTTTCCTCTTCTGTTATAGGCTCCATGAGATTGATTATTGCTGGGGTGTTTTTTTCGATTCTGCTTTTTTTAAGAAAAGATTATCCTAAAGTGAATTTAAGCAAATGGGATCTTGTCATTTTGCTGGTGGGGACTTTGTCTGTGGTATTTTATCAGCTATCTTTCTTCTACGGTGTAAGGATATCAGGTGTGGCTGTGGGGACTGTGATAGGTATTGGTAGCTCACCGCTGTGGGGTGGATTGCTCGGTTATCTATTCCTTGGTGAAAAGCCTGCAAAAGTTTGGTATTTGTCCACATCCCTTGCTATTTTAGGGCTTATTTTTTTATCTTTTATCGACATATCGAGCTTCCAGATAAATTTCACAGGTGGTTTTTTGATGCTAATTGCTGGTTTTACTTATGCAGTTTACTCCCTTTGTGCAAAAAAGCTTATGAAAAAATTTCATGCAAATTTTGTTATGGCGGTTTATTTTATGGTGGGCGGTATTTTAATGATACCTATTCTCTTTATGAATGATATGAGCTGGCTTTTTAGTTTGCGAGGATCCATTTTGATGATTCATCTGGGAATCTTTGCTACTTTTTTGGCTTATATTCTCTTTTCAAGGGGGTTGATGCTGGTGCCTGTATCAAAAGCCACAACACTTTCTCTGTCTGAGCCCCTAACCGCATCAATTCTGGGGATAACAGTGTTGGGGGAAAGGGTTACGATGATGAATATGATTGGAATCTTTTTGATATTTACCAGTCTATTGTTGCTATCCAGGAAGAGTTGA
- the rplT gene encoding 50S ribosomal protein L20, which yields MPRAKGGFKTRRRRNKWLKVTKGFRGVANNVYKNAREYGERALAFAYKGRKLKKRDFRSLWITRINAAVRQYGLSYSKFIGLLNAKNIEVDRKALSELAIRNPQEFEALVKQVKD from the coding sequence GTGCCAAGAGCAAAAGGTGGTTTTAAAACCAGAAGAAGAAGAAATAAGTGGCTAAAAGTCACAAAAGGGTTCAGGGGCGTAGCAAATAACGTCTATAAAAACGCTCGTGAATATGGTGAAAGAGCTTTAGCATTTGCCTATAAAGGCAGAAAGCTTAAAAAGAGGGATTTCAGATCTTTGTGGATTACGAGGATCAATGCTGCCGTTCGTCAGTATGGACTTAGTTATAGCAAGTTTATCGGGTTGTTAAATGCGAAAAACATTGAAGTTGATCGCAAGGCTCTATCTGAGCTTGCCATAAGAAATCCCCAAGAATTTGAAGCACTTGTAAAACAGGTTAAAGATTAA
- a CDS encoding bifunctional ADP-dependent NAD(P)H-hydrate dehydratase/NAD(P)H-hydrate epimerase: MEILDSYQMSLADRLTIEELKIPSIVLMENAARASADMIEKIVGSKSCSFAVIVGAGNNGGDGIAIARHLYNKGFHLEIFVAESEEKFSQDLLINYEIIKRYPIKLNRMEDYEDKFDYIIDALFGTGLNRSLEGKYLEIVRKINYSKAKIFSVDIPSGLSGSFPNMLGEAVKANWTITFCRPKIPHCIYPAKDYCGEVLVVDISIPDFIIPKVEPYLYQLNKETVPSIPKRLKFTHKGAYGHAVLLGGSLGKSGAITIATIATIRTGAGLTTSIIPEKIFSSFAASIPEAMYFTVEDFDYISYEEIDKVVEFVKDKTVLTIGPGMGTSGRKKELINELIDRTDIPVILDADGINNLSISDLNKLKFRSVITPHLGEFSRLIGVSKDELQKDIIKMAREFSVKYGIILVLKSASTLVALPDGVIYVYSGGIPALAKGGSGDCLVGIITGFVSQGFSLRDSALLGVYIFGETGRKLSSIRNELTITATDLIKNIDGIIDELQHIIH; this comes from the coding sequence ATGGAGATATTAGATTCTTATCAGATGTCCCTTGCGGATAGATTGACTATCGAGGAGTTGAAAATCCCATCCATCGTTTTAATGGAGAATGCCGCCAGAGCCTCTGCAGATATGATAGAAAAAATAGTTGGATCTAAAAGTTGTTCCTTTGCCGTAATAGTAGGTGCCGGGAATAATGGTGGGGATGGTATTGCCATTGCAAGACATCTTTACAATAAAGGGTTCCATCTGGAGATATTTGTTGCTGAGTCTGAAGAAAAGTTTAGTCAGGATCTCCTTATAAACTATGAGATAATAAAGAGATACCCAATAAAATTAAATAGAATGGAAGATTACGAAGATAAGTTCGACTATATAATCGATGCGTTATTTGGTACAGGCTTGAATAGATCACTGGAGGGAAAATATTTAGAGATAGTAAGAAAAATAAATTACTCTAAAGCAAAGATTTTTTCTGTTGATATTCCCAGTGGATTAAGTGGCAGTTTTCCAAATATGCTTGGAGAGGCTGTAAAAGCCAATTGGACGATAACGTTTTGTCGGCCTAAAATACCACATTGTATCTACCCTGCTAAGGATTATTGTGGGGAGGTATTAGTTGTTGATATTTCTATACCTGATTTTATTATACCAAAAGTTGAACCATATCTATATCAACTTAACAAAGAGACTGTACCTTCAATTCCCAAAAGATTAAAATTTACCCATAAAGGTGCATATGGACATGCGGTTTTGCTTGGGGGATCCTTGGGTAAATCAGGTGCGATTACCATTGCCACAATTGCCACGATTAGGACTGGAGCAGGGCTTACGACGTCCATAATACCTGAGAAGATCTTTAGTAGCTTTGCAGCCTCAATACCTGAGGCTATGTACTTCACAGTGGAGGATTTTGATTATATTTCATATGAGGAGATTGATAAAGTTGTAGAATTTGTTAAAGATAAAACTGTACTGACAATTGGACCAGGGATGGGGACCTCTGGTAGGAAAAAAGAGCTTATAAATGAATTGATCGACAGGACGGATATCCCTGTTATTTTAGATGCTGATGGGATAAATAATTTATCTATTTCAGATCTAAATAAACTGAAATTTAGATCAGTTATTACGCCACATCTGGGAGAATTTTCAAGGCTAATTGGTGTTTCAAAAGATGAGTTGCAAAAAGATATCATTAAGATGGCAAGGGAGTTTTCTGTTAAATATGGTATAATATTGGTATTGAAAAGTGCTTCCACATTAGTTGCATTACCAGATGGGGTCATTTATGTTTATAGCGGAGGTATACCTGCCCTTGCAAAAGGTGGCAGTGGTGACTGTCTTGTGGGTATTATCACAGGTTTTGTATCGCAGGGTTTTAGCTTGAGAGATTCGGCTTTGCTTGGTGTGTATATATTTGGTGAAACGGGTAGAAAACTAAGCAGTATCAGAAATGAGCTCACCATTACGGCAACAGATCTGATAAAAAATATCGATGGGATAATCGATGAACTGCAACATATCATCCATTGA
- a CDS encoding enoyl-CoA hydratase-related protein encodes MDIIYEKNYNEKALYINMAGTYLTKNNISEMINQMESVENDKNINHIIFSSTSKDFCLGHDIKSLLGYDETEAKIYSSLGQELIKKIREIRKIIISALTGKTLGPGFEIAIASDLVFATDDTTFGFPETDYGIIPAFGGTVLASRKIHENFVKYLTITGVQIGVDELFCRGIISKIFKSKDEMFDHIAEVVKNLNKKSMFALGLAKETINNGIELDIDRALLLEQNAFSVAFSSYDKREGMLAFIEKREPKFKNRWEDYEDMF; translated from the coding sequence ATGGATATTATTTATGAAAAAAATTACAACGAAAAAGCCCTATATATAAATATGGCAGGCACCTACCTTACAAAAAATAATATTTCAGAAATGATAAATCAGATGGAAAGTGTTGAAAATGATAAAAATATAAATCACATAATCTTTTCATCCACATCAAAAGATTTTTGTCTTGGTCATGATATAAAATCCCTTTTGGGATATGATGAGACAGAGGCAAAGATATATTCTTCTTTAGGTCAGGAGTTGATAAAAAAGATAAGAGAAATTAGAAAGATTATCATTTCTGCACTGACCGGCAAAACACTTGGGCCAGGCTTTGAAATAGCAATTGCATCAGATCTCGTTTTTGCCACAGATGATACTACATTTGGCTTTCCGGAAACTGATTACGGCATAATTCCTGCTTTTGGGGGAACTGTTCTTGCCTCCCGAAAGATACATGAGAATTTTGTAAAATACCTCACCATAACAGGTGTACAGATAGGTGTCGATGAATTATTTTGTCGAGGAATAATATCAAAAATATTTAAATCTAAAGATGAAATGTTTGATCATATCGCTGAAGTTGTAAAAAATCTAAACAAAAAAAGTATGTTTGCTCTTGGGCTGGCAAAAGAGACCATAAACAATGGCATAGAGCTCGATATCGATAGAGCTCTCCTGCTCGAACAAAATGCTTTTTCTGTAGCTTTCAGCAGTTATGATAAAAGGGAAGGGATGTTGGCATTCATTGAAAAAAGAGAACCAAAATTTAAAAATAGATGGGAAGATTATGAAGATATGTTTTAA
- the infC gene encoding translation initiation factor IF-3: MSEKALEQERINEEITASEVRLILEDGKQAGIVSIDEALKIAQERGYDLVEIAPNAKPPVCKLLDYGKFKFEKVKKEKEARKKQRQNMIETKELKLRPNIDEHDYDVKLKHIRRFLEDGDKVKLVVRFKGRETMFGEHGIDLLNRITADLQDLCVVEKKPEMQGRQQVMVIAPKN, from the coding sequence ATAAGCGAAAAGGCTCTAGAACAAGAAAGGATCAACGAGGAGATAACTGCATCAGAAGTGCGCTTGATACTGGAAGATGGTAAACAGGCTGGTATTGTTTCGATTGACGAAGCACTGAAAATAGCCCAGGAAAGAGGTTATGATCTTGTGGAGATAGCTCCAAATGCTAAGCCGCCGGTTTGTAAGCTTCTGGACTATGGTAAGTTTAAATTTGAGAAAGTAAAGAAAGAGAAGGAAGCCCGCAAGAAGCAGCGGCAAAACATGATTGAAACCAAAGAGCTAAAACTTAGACCCAATATAGATGAACATGATTATGATGTGAAATTGAAACATATAAGAAGATTCCTTGAAGATGGTGATAAGGTTAAATTGGTAGTTAGATTTAAAGGTCGGGAAACCATGTTTGGTGAGCATGGAATCGATCTGCTGAATAGGATTACGGCAGATTTACAAGATCTCTGCGTTGTTGAAAAAAAACCAGAGATGCAGGGTCGTCAACAGGTGATGGTTATAGCACCTAAAAATTAA
- a CDS encoding TIGR01212 family radical SAM protein (This family includes YhcC from E. coli K-12, an uncharacterized radical SAM protein.), with amino-acid sequence MVIYTLNQYFKEKFGEKVYKISIDAGLTCPNRDGTKGEGGCIYCDNSSFVFTKGYSIKDQVLKGIERLVKKGVNRFVIYFQSYSNTYCNDEYFIDMIKESLIDDRIVGIFIGTRPDVINEKKLQFLTQLIDRYDIFMEYGLQSAHDKTLKFINRGHSVDDFEKAVLLTKSFGLKITTHLILGLPYETKSEMIDSTKYVASLGIDAVKFHHLHIVKGTKLAELYIKNQLKGFKLLTEDEYIELLAEGISYLKKDTIIARLVGDAPKNLLIAPDWPKNKADFTNKFYSYLKNHDIFQGKYNQ; translated from the coding sequence ATGGTTATTTATACATTAAATCAGTATTTCAAAGAAAAGTTTGGAGAAAAGGTTTATAAAATTTCAATCGATGCGGGGCTTACATGTCCCAATAGGGATGGTACAAAAGGTGAAGGGGGATGTATATATTGTGATAACTCATCGTTTGTATTTACCAAAGGATATTCCATCAAAGATCAGGTATTAAAAGGTATAGAAAGACTAGTAAAGAAAGGAGTTAATCGTTTTGTAATATACTTTCAATCTTACTCAAATACATATTGCAACGATGAATATTTCATTGATATGATAAAAGAATCATTGATAGATGATAGAATTGTAGGGATCTTTATAGGTACAAGACCTGATGTCATTAATGAAAAAAAATTACAGTTTTTAACGCAGCTTATCGATAGATATGATATCTTTATGGAGTATGGACTGCAGTCCGCCCACGACAAAACCCTTAAGTTTATAAATAGAGGTCATTCGGTGGATGATTTCGAAAAAGCTGTATTATTGACAAAGAGCTTCGGACTTAAAATAACCACACACCTCATACTTGGCTTACCATATGAAACGAAATCTGAAATGATAGATAGTACCAAATATGTAGCTAGTTTGGGAATAGATGCCGTAAAATTCCATCACCTGCACATAGTAAAAGGTACAAAGCTTGCCGAACTATATATAAAAAACCAGCTAAAAGGTTTTAAACTCCTCACAGAGGATGAATATATAGAACTATTAGCCGAAGGTATATCCTATTTAAAAAAAGATACCATCATTGCAAGATTAGTTGGAGATGCTCCAAAGAATCTACTAATTGCTCCGGATTGGCCCAAAAACAAAGCTGACTTCACAAATAAATTCTACTCTTACCTAAAAAACCATGATATCTTTCAAGGAAAATATAATCAATGA
- the thrS gene encoding threonine--tRNA ligase, which translates to MEIVLPDKNKVLLENDATVADVAKKISEGLFKRAIAGRVNGNLVDLSTKVKDGDQVTIITEKDPEAIDILRHSTAHLMAQAVQRLFKDVKVTIGPTIQDGFYYDFDIDTPFKEEDLEKIEQVMADIARQDLPIIRKELTKEDAIKLFSEMGETYKVEIINDLGEDVVSVYSQGDFVDLCRGPHLPSTGFIKHFKLLSVAGAYWRGDEKNKMLQRIYGTAWFKKSELDEYLNRLEEAKKRDHRRLGKELELFGTFDEIGSGLICWMPKGAKVRATIEEFWRREHFKNGYDLLYTPHIGKSNLWQTSGHLDFYSENMYSPMDIEGQNYYIKPMNCPFHIMIYKSKNRSYRDLPLRWAELGTVYRYERSGVLHGLLRVRGFTQDDAHIICAQDQIVEEIEEVLKFSLDIWKTFGFTSIKGYIATRPEKSVGDDSMWKAATDSLMESIKKSGIEYEIDEGGGAFYGPKIDLKVKDAIGREWQMTTIQFDFNLPERFDMVYVDRDGKEKRPYMVHRALLGSLERFFGVLIEHYAGAFPFWLAPVQIKIMNISDEQADYCEQLYRRLKAEGFRVEMDLRNEKIGYKIREAQLFKVPHMIVIGNQEKEKNHVSVRLRNGETKNNLDFSEYFGVIDELNRSKTLNLWR; encoded by the coding sequence ATGGAGATAGTGCTACCTGATAAAAATAAAGTTTTGCTTGAAAATGATGCTACAGTGGCGGATGTGGCGAAGAAGATCAGTGAAGGATTATTTAAAAGGGCTATTGCTGGAAGGGTGAATGGAAATCTTGTGGATCTTTCTACGAAAGTAAAAGATGGAGATCAGGTCACCATTATTACAGAAAAGGATCCGGAGGCGATTGATATATTGAGACATTCCACAGCTCACCTTATGGCTCAGGCTGTGCAGAGACTCTTTAAAGATGTAAAGGTAACTATAGGCCCCACAATACAGGATGGCTTTTACTACGATTTTGATATAGATACACCTTTTAAAGAGGAAGACCTGGAAAAGATAGAGCAGGTGATGGCCGATATTGCAAGACAGGATCTACCGATAATTAGAAAGGAGCTGACAAAGGAAGATGCCATTAAGCTTTTTTCCGAAATGGGTGAAACATACAAGGTGGAAATAATAAACGACCTTGGGGAAGATGTTGTATCTGTATATTCACAGGGGGATTTTGTGGATCTCTGCAGGGGTCCCCATCTTCCATCTACAGGTTTTATCAAGCATTTTAAGCTTTTAAGTGTTGCGGGTGCTTATTGGCGTGGGGATGAGAAAAATAAAATGCTTCAAAGGATCTATGGTACAGCATGGTTTAAGAAAAGTGAATTGGACGAATACCTAAATAGATTGGAAGAGGCAAAAAAGAGGGATCATAGGAGATTGGGTAAAGAGTTGGAACTTTTTGGTACCTTTGATGAAATAGGTTCAGGTCTCATCTGCTGGATGCCTAAGGGGGCAAAAGTAAGGGCTACTATTGAGGAGTTCTGGCGTAGGGAGCATTTTAAAAACGGCTATGATCTGCTTTACACTCCTCATATAGGTAAGTCCAACCTCTGGCAGACATCAGGTCACCTGGATTTTTACTCTGAAAATATGTATTCCCCAATGGATATAGAAGGTCAAAATTATTATATAAAACCTATGAACTGCCCCTTTCATATAATGATTTACAAGTCGAAAAATAGATCTTACAGGGATTTACCACTCAGATGGGCGGAACTTGGGACAGTGTATAGATATGAGAGATCGGGGGTTTTGCATGGTTTATTGAGGGTTAGAGGTTTCACGCAGGATGATGCCCATATTATCTGTGCACAGGATCAGATCGTGGAGGAGATCGAAGAGGTTCTTAAATTTTCTCTGGATATCTGGAAAACTTTTGGGTTTACATCCATCAAGGGGTATATTGCCACGAGACCGGAGAAAAGTGTTGGGGATGACTCAATGTGGAAAGCTGCCACCGATTCTCTTATGGAGTCTATTAAGAAATCGGGGATTGAGTATGAAATCGATGAAGGTGGTGGAGCTTTTTATGGACCAAAGATAGATTTAAAGGTGAAGGATGCCATAGGTAGGGAGTGGCAGATGACCACAATTCAGTTTGATTTCAATCTACCTGAAAGATTTGATATGGTATATGTGGATAGAGATGGAAAAGAAAAGAGACCTTATATGGTTCATAGGGCTTTGCTTGGATCGCTTGAAAGATTTTTCGGTGTTTTAATAGAGCATTATGCTGGTGCTTTCCCCTTCTGGCTTGCCCCTGTACAGATAAAGATAATGAATATATCCGATGAGCAGGCTGATTATTGTGAGCAGTTGTACAGAAGATTAAAGGCTGAAGGTTTTAGAGTGGAAATGGATCTGAGAAATGAAAAAATTGGTTATAAAATACGAGAGGCACAGCTCTTTAAAGTGCCGCATATGATAGTAATAGGTAATCAAGAAAAAGAGAAGAATCACGTGAGTGTAAGATTAAGAAATGGTGAAACAAAAAATAATCTTGATTTTTCTGAGTATTTTGGTGTAATAGATGAATTAAATAGGTCTAAGACCTTAAATCTTTGGAGGTGA
- a CDS encoding Trm112 family protein: protein MAIKKELLDILACPKCKGDIRLSKNEDALICDKCKLIYEIRDDIPIMLIDEAKKVESTDGL, encoded by the coding sequence ATGGCTATTAAAAAGGAATTGCTGGATATCCTTGCCTGTCCCAAATGCAAAGGGGATATAAGGTTGTCCAAGAATGAAGATGCTTTAATATGTGATAAATGTAAATTAATATATGAAATAAGGGATGACATTCCAATAATGTTGATTGATGAGGCGAAAAAAGTAGAGTCTACGGATGGATTATAA
- the rpmI gene encoding 50S ribosomal protein L35 — translation MPKVKTHRGAAKRFKVTGSGKIKYKRSFLRHILTSKSSKRKRALRHPGILEGADCANIRKLLPYV, via the coding sequence ATGCCAAAAGTAAAAACCCACAGGGGAGCTGCCAAAAGGTTTAAAGTTACAGGCAGTGGAAAGATTAAGTACAAAAGAAGCTTTTTGAGGCACATCCTCACCTCAAAGAGCAGTAAAAGAAAGCGCGCATTGCGCCACCCTGGCATCCTGGAAGGTGCAGATTGCGCCAATATCAGGAAGCTGTTACCATACGTTTAA
- the tsaE gene encoding tRNA (adenosine(37)-N6)-threonylcarbamoyltransferase complex ATPase subunit type 1 TsaE codes for MNCNISSIDELKSFISSNLELFRNKKILLVGELGAGKTTFVKILGELLGFNNISSPTFTIMNRYLNGDDIFIHLDLYRLSSLNELENIGFFDYIDTSYTIAVEWADRFNLKDMLDEYILVELKKIDNDKRVIKINLKGE; via the coding sequence ATGAACTGCAACATATCATCCATTGATGAACTGAAAAGTTTTATATCATCCAATTTAGAACTATTTAGAAACAAAAAGATCCTGTTAGTTGGTGAATTAGGAGCAGGAAAAACTACCTTTGTTAAGATCCTTGGGGAGCTACTTGGTTTTAACAATATTTCAAGTCCCACTTTCACGATAATGAATAGATATCTTAATGGTGATGATATCTTTATACATCTTGATCTTTATAGGCTTAGTTCGTTAAATGAACTTGAAAATATCGGTTTTTTTGATTATATTGATACAAGCTATACAATTGCTGTGGAGTGGGCGGATAGATTTAATTTGAAAGATATGCTTGATGAATATATTCTGGTGGAGCTTAAGAAAATTGATAACGATAAAAGAGTTATAAAAATAAATTTGAAAGGTGAGTGA
- the rfaE1 gene encoding D-glycero-beta-D-manno-heptose-7-phosphate kinase, translating into MRENVFDLIDRLKDVKLFVIGDVMLDVFLYGKVNRISPEAPVPVVNITNEKRVPGGAANVALNLKELGVSTTLIGLIGNDEEGVFLEKYLIDRGIKTFLIKDGRPTTVKTRIIAGSQQVVRVDKEVSHNLSDKKESLVVDYFEKHLSEFDGVIISDYAKGAITRRLIKRVVDLCKKHNKIVTVDPKIENFFYYKNVTTLTPNNKEASTATGIDIKDEKSLVKCGNFILKKLNSDSLIITRGEKGMTIFENGRIEYLPALAKEVFDVTGAGDTVISVVSSLLALGAPLKDAAILSNIAAGIVVGKIGTATVNADELKKGVMEYIEQKGEF; encoded by the coding sequence ATGAGGGAAAATGTATTTGATCTTATAGATCGTTTAAAGGATGTGAAACTATTTGTCATCGGGGATGTAATGCTCGATGTATTTCTTTATGGGAAGGTGAATAGAATTTCTCCGGAGGCCCCTGTACCTGTTGTGAATATTACGAATGAAAAAAGGGTCCCAGGTGGAGCAGCAAATGTGGCCTTAAACTTAAAGGAACTGGGGGTTTCTACCACATTGATAGGTCTGATTGGCAATGATGAAGAGGGTGTTTTTTTAGAAAAATATCTTATTGATAGAGGTATTAAAACATTTCTAATAAAAGATGGTAGACCGACCACAGTTAAGACGAGGATTATTGCTGGCAGTCAGCAGGTGGTCAGGGTGGATAAAGAGGTATCCCATAATCTCTCTGATAAAAAAGAGTCATTGGTGGTGGATTATTTCGAAAAACATCTTTCAGAGTTTGATGGGGTTATTATTTCTGATTATGCCAAAGGTGCCATCACTAGGCGATTGATAAAGAGGGTTGTGGATCTTTGTAAGAAACATAACAAAATAGTCACTGTGGATCCAAAGATTGAAAACTTTTTTTACTATAAGAATGTTACAACTCTTACCCCAAATAATAAAGAGGCTTCTACAGCCACAGGGATAGATATAAAGGATGAAAAATCTCTTGTGAAGTGTGGGAATTTTATTTTAAAAAAGCTAAATTCTGATTCTCTAATAATCACCAGAGGGGAGAAGGGAATGACTATCTTTGAAAATGGCAGGATTGAATATTTACCGGCTCTGGCTAAAGAGGTGTTTGACGTTACAGGTGCGGGGGATACTGTGATATCTGTGGTTTCATCTTTACTTGCCCTTGGGGCACCACTCAAAGATGCTGCTATTTTATCGAATATTGCTGCGGGTATTGTGGTTGGAAAGATAGGTACAGCTACAGTCAATGCAGATGAACTTAAAAAAGGTGTGATGGAATACATAGAACAAAAAGGTGAATTTTAG
- the cls gene encoding cardiolipin synthase has protein sequence MKIIILIIEYIFNIVALFLILMILSGRRDARATFSWILTLIFLPVFGVIFYIIIGNPRLKRLINVKLKKSFLIKREKYDYSKLTNNDFCNKVCTITKKHPVSIKSIELFGGASKYARLSQDIIEAKKIILLEYYIIDPDEMGEFFINLLIHKLEEGVKVYILYDGVGSITFHYSNLLKRFKKAGGNAAVFLPLSFKTLSLVNFRNHRKIAIIDGKICYTGGVNIGDDYLGKLAGKDEWIDCHVRLTGNVVSEFEKIFCEDWYYATNNDISNDLILSTENTDTKLYTHVIPSGADQDINYIYESLLSVFISAKKSITIITPYFVPDETIVNILRNISMLGIEVTVIVPGKNNHPIVGAAGRSYYEELVEAGVKIYETKYMLHSKLIIVDRNFVSIGTVNMDNRSMKLNFEVSLLIYSQDFAGHVLNLASEYISISKKIDIDYLRRKPKREKLFEGVCRVFSPLL, from the coding sequence ATGAAAATTATAATCCTAATAATTGAATATATCTTCAACATTGTGGCACTTTTTTTAATACTGATGATCCTATCCGGCAGAAGGGACGCAAGGGCTACATTCTCCTGGATACTAACATTGATCTTTCTACCTGTTTTTGGTGTCATATTTTATATAATTATAGGCAATCCACGGCTTAAAAGATTAATCAATGTTAAACTAAAGAAATCTTTTCTCATAAAAAGAGAAAAATACGACTACTCCAAACTTACCAACAATGATTTTTGTAATAAAGTCTGTACCATCACCAAAAAACATCCAGTATCGATAAAATCGATCGAACTTTTTGGGGGAGCATCAAAATATGCCAGGCTATCACAGGATATCATCGAAGCTAAAAAGATAATCCTTTTGGAATATTACATCATAGATCCTGACGAAATGGGTGAATTTTTCATAAATCTTCTCATTCATAAGTTAGAGGAAGGGGTAAAAGTATATATTCTATACGACGGAGTAGGCTCCATAACGTTTCACTATTCGAACCTTCTCAAAAGATTTAAAAAAGCCGGTGGGAATGCCGCCGTCTTCCTACCGCTCAGTTTTAAGACGCTATCACTGGTAAACTTTAGAAATCACAGAAAAATTGCCATCATAGATGGGAAAATATGTTACACAGGTGGTGTAAATATTGGGGATGATTATCTTGGAAAACTTGCTGGTAAAGATGAATGGATCGACTGTCACGTGAGACTCACCGGCAATGTAGTGTCCGAATTTGAAAAGATATTCTGTGAAGACTGGTATTACGCCACCAATAATGACATCTCAAATGATCTAATTCTGTCTACCGAAAATACTGACACTAAGCTCTACACCCACGTCATCCCATCAGGGGCAGATCAGGATATAAATTATATATACGAATCACTATTATCAGTTTTTATAAGCGCCAAAAAGAGCATAACAATCATTACCCCTTATTTTGTCCCTGATGAAACGATTGTGAATATCCTGCGAAATATTTCTATGCTGGGTATAGAGGTGACTGTTATTGTGCCAGGTAAAAATAATCACCCTATAGTCGGTGCCGCCGGAAGATCATACTACGAAGAATTGGTGGAGGCTGGAGTAAAGATATATGAAACAAAATATATGCTCCATTCGAAACTGATCATCGTTGATAGAAATTTCGTCTCAATAGGAACTGTAAACATGGATAATCGTAGCATGAAGCTAAACTTTGAAGTTAGCCTTTTAATATACTCACAGGATTTTGCAGGTCACGTTTTAAACCTTGCATCAGAATATATATCCATCTCAAAGAAGATAGATATTGATTATCTAAGAAGAAAACCCAAACGTGAAAAATTGTTTGAAGGGGTTTGTAGAGTATTCTCACCACTTTTATAG